A single genomic interval of Nonomuraea rubra harbors:
- the rpmB gene encoding 50S ribosomal protein L28 codes for MSAHCQLTGLKPVFGNNVSHSHRRTRRRWNPNIQQRRYWLPSEDRFVRLTLSARAIKTVDKIGVEAAVARIRARGEKV; via the coding sequence ATGTCCGCCCACTGCCAGCTCACCGGCCTCAAGCCGGTTTTCGGCAACAACGTCTCCCACTCCCACCGCCGCACCCGGCGCCGCTGGAACCCCAACATCCAGCAGCGCCGCTACTGGCTGCCCAGCGAGGACCGCTTCGTCCGGCTCACCCTCAGTGCCCGCGCGATCAAGACCGTCGACAAGATCGGCGTCGAGGCTGCCGTCGCGCGGATCCGGGCCAGAGGGGAGAAGGTCTGA
- a CDS encoding CobW family GTP-binding protein, which translates to MATPVVLVAGLHATARTTTVERLLAEHPGSIAVHHDLGEVTRGLVRRTVRDADHVLDTADVRLAHGCVTCTVREDLLPQLVLLAPGATLLIVDLWDAVEPRSVAEAVDCAEARDLLRLTAVLTALDAAAMPDDITRGERLAEVGRPAANGDRRYLAEVLARQLEYPTGLVLHGGDDDDRELSRAVLAHLAPITPVHTTDALPPVTGAALCTAELAERVDPSTAQLPCDARTDEIVTTVWRSRRPLHPARLFEAVDELVTESVRSRGRFWLATRPGQLLAWDAVAGIVSAEDAGPWLAALPEAAWDLVSPARRLTASLDWADPYGDRVQHLVFTGPDLDPARFHALLGSCLLTEQEEAAGPDAWARYDDPFAPILAIKENA; encoded by the coding sequence TTGGCCACCCCCGTCGTCCTCGTCGCGGGCCTGCACGCCACGGCCCGCACCACCACCGTCGAACGGCTCCTGGCCGAGCACCCGGGCTCGATCGCCGTCCACCACGACCTCGGCGAGGTCACCCGCGGCCTCGTCCGGCGGACCGTCCGTGACGCCGATCACGTGCTGGACACCGCCGACGTGCGCCTGGCCCACGGCTGCGTCACCTGCACCGTCCGCGAGGACCTGCTCCCCCAGCTCGTCCTGCTGGCACCCGGCGCGACGCTGCTGATCGTGGACCTGTGGGACGCGGTCGAGCCGCGTTCGGTCGCCGAGGCCGTCGACTGCGCGGAGGCCCGGGACCTCCTGCGGCTCACCGCCGTGCTCACGGCCCTGGACGCCGCCGCCATGCCGGACGACATCACCCGCGGCGAACGCCTCGCCGAGGTCGGCAGGCCCGCCGCGAACGGCGACCGGCGCTACCTCGCCGAGGTACTGGCCCGGCAGCTCGAATACCCCACCGGCCTGGTCCTGCACGGCGGCGACGACGACGATCGGGAGCTGTCCCGCGCCGTCCTCGCCCACCTCGCCCCCATCACCCCGGTCCACACCACCGACGCTCTCCCCCCGGTCACCGGCGCCGCCCTGTGCACCGCCGAGCTGGCCGAACGCGTGGACCCTTCCACCGCCCAGCTCCCCTGCGACGCGCGCACCGACGAGATCGTCACCACGGTCTGGCGCAGCCGCCGCCCCCTGCACCCTGCCCGGCTCTTCGAGGCCGTGGACGAGCTGGTCACCGAGTCGGTGCGCTCCCGCGGCCGGTTCTGGCTGGCCACCCGCCCCGGGCAGCTCCTCGCCTGGGACGCCGTCGCCGGCATCGTCTCGGCCGAGGACGCCGGCCCCTGGCTGGCCGCCCTGCCGGAAGCCGCCTGGGACCTGGTCTCCCCGGCCCGCCGCCTGACCGCCTCCCTCGACTGGGCCGACCCGTACGGCGACCGCGTCCAGCACCTGGTCTTCACCGGCCCCGACCTCGACCCCGCCCGCTTCCACGCCCTGCTCGGCTCCTGCCTGCTCACCGAGCAGGAGGAAGCGGCCGGCCCGGACGCCTGGGCCCGCTACGACGACCCGTTCGCCCCCATCCTCGCCATCAAGGAGAACGCATGA
- the rpmG gene encoding 50S ribosomal protein L33 gives MARDEVRPVIKLKSTAGTGYTYVTTKNRRNDPDRLTLRKYDPTIRRHVLFREER, from the coding sequence GTGGCCAGAGACGAGGTGCGACCCGTGATCAAACTCAAGTCCACGGCCGGCACCGGCTACACGTACGTGACCACCAAGAACCGGCGGAACGACCCCGACCGGCTCACCCTGCGCAAGTACGACCCGACCATCCGCCGGCACGTCCTGTTCAGGGAGGAGCGATGA
- the rpmF gene encoding 50S ribosomal protein L32, whose translation MAVPKRKTSRSNTRHRRSQWKATVPDLVPITVNGRELLVPRRLVRAYQRGLIVAD comes from the coding sequence ATGGCCGTGCCCAAGCGCAAGACCTCCCGCAGCAACACCCGCCACCGCCGCAGCCAGTGGAAGGCCACCGTCCCCGACCTCGTCCCGATCACCGTCAACGGCAGGGAACTGCTCGTCCCGCGCCGCCTCGTCCGCGCCTACCAGCGCGGGCTGATCGTCGCCGACTGA
- a CDS encoding class I SAM-dependent methyltransferase: MTAAGIGTVFDSAAVQYAEVSPLLWDRIGAATVTAAAIGAGERVLDVCSGAGSSAIPAARAAQPHGHVDAIDLAGELLAHGRRRAAAEGLQNVRFVQADATAWEGPAYDVVQCVHGVFFLPDMDASVSRLAALLRPGGRLVITTWAQGAMEGFGRLLGEAVGHVRRAQVEPPSSRQAASRIGTEEDLHAWLAARGLTQVTVTRFPLRIPLDAALAWRVVLGSGFRGMLAGGPATPAHPRADRRARPSPGAAGRSCGLSRRRSARAGRRGRGGAGRAVPCR; encoded by the coding sequence ATGACAGCCGCCGGCATCGGCACCGTCTTCGACAGCGCCGCCGTCCAGTACGCCGAGGTCTCACCGCTGCTGTGGGACCGCATCGGCGCGGCCACGGTCACAGCCGCGGCGATCGGAGCGGGCGAACGGGTGCTGGACGTGTGCTCCGGCGCGGGCTCCTCGGCCATCCCCGCCGCGCGGGCCGCCCAGCCGCACGGCCACGTGGACGCCATCGACCTCGCCGGCGAACTCCTCGCCCACGGCCGCCGCCGCGCCGCCGCCGAAGGGCTCCAGAACGTGCGCTTCGTGCAAGCCGACGCGACCGCCTGGGAGGGCCCCGCCTACGACGTGGTGCAGTGCGTCCACGGCGTCTTCTTCCTGCCCGACATGGACGCCTCCGTCTCCCGCCTGGCCGCTCTGCTGCGGCCCGGCGGGCGGCTGGTCATCACCACCTGGGCCCAGGGCGCCATGGAGGGCTTCGGCCGGCTGCTCGGCGAAGCCGTCGGGCACGTGCGGCGAGCCCAGGTGGAGCCGCCCTCCAGCAGGCAGGCGGCGTCCAGGATCGGCACCGAGGAGGACCTGCACGCCTGGCTCGCCGCCCGCGGGCTCACGCAGGTCACCGTGACCCGCTTCCCCCTGCGCATCCCGCTGGACGCCGCGCTCGCCTGGCGGGTGGTGCTCGGCAGCGGCTTCCGCGGCATGCTCGCCGGTGGGCCGGCGACGCCGGCACACCCGCGGGCAGATCGCCGCGCCCGGCCGTCCCCGGGCGCGGCGGGCCGGTCCTGTGGCCTCAGTCGGCGACGATCAGCCCGCGCTGGTAGGCGCGGACGAGGCGGCGCGGGACGAGCAGTTCCCTGCCGTTGA
- the rpsN gene encoding 30S ribosomal protein S14, translating into MAKKSKIAANERRKAVVARYAERRAELKERIRTGTPQERIDAARELARQPRDASATRVRNRDSVDGRPRGHLTKFGLSRVRFREMAHRGELPGITKASW; encoded by the coding sequence ATGGCGAAGAAGAGCAAGATCGCCGCGAACGAGCGGCGCAAGGCCGTCGTCGCCCGCTACGCCGAGCGGCGCGCCGAGCTGAAGGAGCGCATCCGCACCGGCACCCCGCAGGAACGGATCGACGCGGCCCGCGAGCTGGCCCGCCAGCCACGCGACGCCAGCGCCACCCGGGTGCGCAACCGCGACTCCGTCGACGGCCGCCCCCGCGGCCACCTGACCAAGTTCGGGCTCTCCCGGGTGCGCTTCCGCGAGATGGCGCACCGCGGCGAGCTGCCCGGCATCACGAAGGCGAGCTGGTGA